A region of the Falco biarmicus isolate bFalBia1 chromosome 10, bFalBia1.pri, whole genome shotgun sequence genome:
GTTAGTTGATTTTCTCGAGCAAACCCATGTTGGGTTGTGCCTCTGCATGCTGCTTGTTGTGACAGAAATATGTGACGGCTCTGCTCTCCTTGTCAGAAAGCAGTATCCAGCCGCCCCCCTCTGGGTCTCGAGCTCCATTTCGCCAGCCTAAACCCGATGGATGACCCGTCTGCTCAGGGGACTCGTCAAACCAGGGCCACGATGCCGCACGCAGCGTGGCCACCCCAGCCTGCCGCTTGCTGGCACCAAAGCAGGCGTCCCGAGTTCCCCCTTGCTGctgaccccccctgccccgtgTTCAGCATTTTAGGGTGTGAAGGAGAGGGCAGTGTTCCTGTGCCTGGGGCCCTTCCTGAGAACCTCCCTAGGAACCTTTTGCTCCCTAAACTCCCCATCTGTGGCAGATGCTTGCGATGAGGAGTGGTGCTGGGATTAAGGGGGTGACAGCAAGAGTGGCCACACTGGTGCTGGGCAACTGTGACGGGTTCTGCTGTTTTTGATGAACAGTAGGAGAATAATCCTGTTGTTGGGAAGTAAAGCCTTGCAAATTTTGTTCTAACAGGAGCCAAGTGAAAGGACCAATTAAAGTCCTTGAGAAACTGGAGAAACAGCTGGTGGTAAAGGACAGATGTAGTTAATGGATTTCCCCTGAAATTACCAGGGAAACTTGTCTGTGCCCTGACTTACGCAGAGAAAATCGTCCTGTGCagatgaataaaaagaaaaaagcctcgAGAAACCCTCCGTTCTTGTCACAGCGCGATGGGCTACTTTGAAAAAGCTACATCAGGGTTCGAGGAGGTTTTGGTTTGCTGTGAGAAAGgccttttctgaaaaggagTATTTCAGTATTCCCGTCATGGAGCAAAGGAAGCCAAGTGAGTGTCTGCGGGGTCAGTGGGGGGAGTGCCGGCTGCTGGGGGCTCTTGCGCCCAGAGCCTTCCCCAGGGGGTCTCCGCGCTGGCAGGCTGTGTGTACCTGCCCCTGCCGCAGGCTCACCATGCCTGGACCAGCCGACGGTCGTGAATATTAAAGACTAAATTAAACTTGCTGTGGTAAGGTATGGGTTTAAATCCTCGAATAtgaaaggagcagagctgggagcaaaTGTTAATGGTTGGGCTCTGCCCTTCGCTGCCCATCGGGATTGCTGCAAGGCACCTCTATCTGCAGCGAcagggctgctccagccaggctctgctctgcGGGGAGCATCTGCCTCCTCGGCTGCTCGCCCGGGAGCTGGTGAGCAGAAGACCaggagcagctggcacaggaGAGCTCTTTGACCCTTTTCACCCCTTGTTTTGGTAGGGAAGGCATACAGCAGCTCTTTCTTAACCAGCcacccttgctgctgcttctccttttcctcagcttcttCCCTGCGTGTTTTCTGGTAGGAACACTGTTCCCAGACACATTACGTGTGCTCATGGAAAACCCGCCCTTTGCTCCTGTTCCGCACGGCTGGACCCAGAGGTAGGACAAACAACACTGCCTTTGGCTGTGCCCTCTGTCTGTTCCCTACAAGCTCATGCCATTGTTTCCAGCGCGGTCTCTGGTTCAGGTTCCTCCTGACTGACTGCTGTCCCCGCTCtctctggggctggcagtggtgggcttgAGGCTGAATCTGGAGGGGCTCGTCCTGCCTCGCTCAGGAGCAAGCGGTGAGGAGCCTTCaccttccccaggcagcagccagcagggagcCGTGGTGCCGTTCACTGCTGCTGGACCaaggaaacacatttttgcttccttAATGCTGATGGCAGCTTTGCTTGAGTCAGACGGTGGCTTTTCTGCGGATTTGCAGAGAACAGATGTATAATATCTATCCTGTAAAGGTTGGATTGTTCAATAAGATAATCCCCCTCTCAGGGTGCCGGCAGTGGGTTGGTCAGAGACGCAGCATCTGGCTGCAGTGCTCAGTGTCCCCCTGCCCGTGGGGACAGCACCGCAGGTCTCCCTGCTGAGGGACGTTTGTCTCTGCAAGGACCAAAGCTGCTGcatggggtgggatggagaaACTGCTGCTGTGATGCCCCTCTGACACGTCATGGATACAGGCAGCGCTTGATGGGGCTGAGAAGGGAACCTCGAGGattctcctgctgcaggagcgTGGAGGCTGAGCAcgagctggggctgccccacatGCGGGCTGAGCTCAGGGGTGGCCCATGGCAtgtggggggagcagggaaggctTTGAGGTGCAAGAGACATAGGGTCAAGAGACAGGCGGACCTGGGAGCCTCCATCTTGTAGTGAGCATTGACAAGTGAGCTGGAGGCATGTCTGGGATCTGGGGGGAATACCCATCCATTTAGACCCAGggtaatttgcttttttttttttccctttttttttttttttccttcccttctacTCCCCTGAGACTGGGTTTGTAActcctgtgctgccctgtgctgatGGGGGGTGGAAGTGTCTCTGTGGGGGCTGCCACCTCCTGTGCCGAAGGGCACGGGCATGCTGTGGGGCTGGTCAGGCCGCTGCTTTCAGCTCTTGTGGGATCTGCAGTTTGCTCACCTGTGACACGGGGCAGCAGAGGCTTCACTGGGGTCAGGGACCCACGtgccctgctgtggctgctggctgccctggggattTGGCTGGTCAAACGCGGTCACAGATCTCTCTGGAGAGCAGTGCTCCAGCCAGGCGAGAGCCCAGGcatggccaggctggggcaAGGAGCCTGCTGGGGACGTGTGCCACGGCCAGGGCAGTGtggccctggcacagcccagcctggggagggtGGGCTCCTCTGTGCATGGTGGCAGTGCCCTGGGGACAGCTTAGTAAAATGCTGCTTGGTCTGTAACTGGCCTTCAGAAGTGCACAGAGACACATGGGGTGGGGAGAAGTGGGGctgggtgccagcagtgccCCTGCGGCACGGGCTGTCGGGGTGGGATGCTTGCTGGCACCCGTGCCGTGCCCAGAAACGTGTGCGGCGGTGGGGTCTCGGGCAGGGAGCCAGGGAAGGCACCCGAAACTGAAGCCTGGACCTGTTCCCTCCGAGAGCTGGCAAGGAGAAGGGTTAAAGCATGGCCTGGGGCAAAGGTTGGTTATAGTGCATGGTTCTTTCTGTGAGGTGCTTTGCTGGagtgctttttctgtctgctttgctggagagcagccacagcccctCGCCGGGGCCCTGCGGCATGCCTCGGGCAGCTCGTAGGCCAGTCCTAGCAGCCTGGGGTTTCCTCTCTCCATTCCTCCTTCCTCAGAGCACGAGGCAGCCCTGGGACCTCCGTGCTCCCCACTGTGGGCAGTGTCATCTCAGCAAACACCTGCACATCAGGACTtacttgtattattttttttttaaggagggagggaaaaaagttatttccttccttctttctcgGTGGGGTGACTTCCGTCCTTCCCGCTGCGAGAGCCCGACAGCCACCCCCGCCGCAGCCGGCGTTCGTACTCAGCCCCGGACCAAAGGCAAGGTCTCGTTCTCTGACCCCCCATTAGGGTTTGGCTCTTGGTTTTGATCTTCctggaggcaggagcagggggttTATCGCAATTCAGTCTCCAGCGTCGCCTGGCGTGAGGAAGCGGAGCCggccccagtgctgccagcagctggctgcGGCCAGGGAGGGACTTTGGGGACAGTCAGCCTGGGCTGGGCGCTCTGGCCACGCTTGTGCGGCCCCGGTGGGCTTGCAGCTCTGCCCGGGGAGTTCTTGGTGCCTTGTTTTACCCTCTGTATTATTCTGGAGCTTAGCATTGCCAGGCACCAGCTACAGCTCCCTTCTGTACAGCTCTGTTTGTATGTGTCTATAGctatacatatatttaatatatactTATATGTATGTTTACGtgttatatataaatatataaaagataTCTATAcagatctgtatttttatatatatgtataaatgaaataaaaggctCCTATCCTAGTAAGCCAGTAGCTGAAGCTGAGCTAAACATGTGAGTGAGAAGCAGCATCGGGTGCAGCGAGCTGGGCGATGGGGAGCCACTGAGGCCACAGAAGGGCATTTGACAGTGTCCCAGAACAGCActgggaggaaaggggggaagGTGGCTGCGTTGTATTGGAAGAAACTGGTGAGCCTCTGTCACggaggagaagagggaaggaagttGGAGAAGTGATGTAGCCAGTGGGTGGGTGAGGTTTGGGCGAGCTGGGGGGAGCCttgctgggctgggaggcagctggagccAAGGGGGAGCGAGGGGGGCTGCAAAGGGGGAAATGAGCCCAGGTGGGGGAGAGCTGCCCAGGCACTGTGGGGGAGGCTGCAATGGAGGGTGCTGGTAGAGGTGCCGGTGGAGACCAGACGGGAAGCTAAAAGAAACACAGACCCTAGGAACATAGCGAGGCAGGTGAGCTGCCAGCCTTGGTGGTGAGCAGGGTGGTCCAGGAAGGTTTTGGAGAGAGAGGCAGCTTGCAGCCCCTGCTTTGGGCTGGTGTCAAACTGCCACGCTCAGCCTGCTCCGGCTTGGTCCGTTCGCCACTTGCCCCAGACTCTTGTTGTTCTGCAGCTCGGCTTGGTTCAGAAATGGCCGATGGCAAGGAGGACCCCGCTGTGTTCACCTCTGCCTCTCTGCCCTCGGACCCACGGCTGCTGGCGACGGTGACCAACGCTTACCTGGGCACCCGCGTGTACCGGGACATCCTCCACGTCAACGGCGTGTACAACGGGGCGGTGGGAGACACGCACCGTGCTGACGTCCCCAGCCCCCTCAACGTCAGGATGGTGGTGCCTGCTGCGGACAGCCCGGCAGAGACCTTCGCCTTGGACACCCGGACGGGTGAGCAGCCGAGTGCGGGCGGGCACCTCCCTGTCCTGCCGCCTCTGGACCTTCAGAATCTGGAGCATCCACCGCTCTTCTGTCCCGCTGCTGGTGACCCCCTTCTAGAGTTTAAAGTCTCTTTGCCTGGGTTGCCTCTTCCACAAGGTCACATCTGTCTTCTCCCCATTTTATGTTCACCTGCGGGGTGGTGTTCTTCCAAAGTTGTGTTGGAGCGAGTGGAATAAGAGCGACTTTCAGACTGTATCTCAATCCCTGTTGGAGCCAAGCTTGGAAAACACAGTTTAGTCATGAAGCCTGATGAAACATTCTACAGCATAGATCTCTGTGGCTTGGCCAGATTCAGTGTGTTAACAGTCAAAAAGCTCTGTTTGCATCTGGACCTGGGAAAAGGTGGTTCCTTTGCCAGCGAGAGCCAGTAGATAGGGCTGAAATGGGAGCCTGGGGCAGAACATTGGGACCTGAGGGTTCAAAAGGCTGATGGCTCATATTGTGCTCACAGGAACCTTCAGCCACGTGCTTCAGTCAACAGACTATGCAGCCACCCAACAGATCTACGCTCACCATTCCCTCATCCACTTGATGGCCTTCAGCATCACCATCCAGCGATCAGCTCACGTCACCCGACCCATCACGGTCCAGCTCCAGACTCCTTTTGTGACAAAGAGCCAGGACCTGGACCTGAGCCAAGGACCAGACTTCCAGGGAGCACAGTGAGTTTGGGTGACGGGGGCACCCTGCCCTGAATACACCCTTCGTGGGCTGTTGCGTGCTGCCCTGCTCACCGTTAGGAAGTAAATTGCAAAGTAAGATTAGAGCAAGACTGAAATACTAAGTAGTGTGGAGGCTTGTGCAAACCTGCTTCTTCCAGGCAGGTATATAAAATGTTAGgtattgaaatgtttttattagttGCAACTCCAGAATAATTACATGTAAAAGAGCACCAAAGGCCACAGGGACTAGATGTGATGACAAAGAAATGAGTGTGGGGAAGACAGTGAGTCTGGGGGAGGTGACCTCTGGAAGTGGcttcctggggctggggaccaACAGCAAGGAGTGTCGCTCACCCGTGCTTTGAGGGTGGGACGGCAGCTGAGTTGAAGCGTGGGGACAAGGAAGCTTCCGCCCTAGGTGGGACAGGAGCCTGGTGCTCGACTGCCAGTGGGAGGTCCCCTCTGCATGAGTGGACATGCATGGAGTCCCACCTGCTCCGCTTTCCCTTCACCTGTCTCTTGCTGCCTCCCACAGCTACGTCTACGGGAAGACGCTGGTTCCTGAGGTGGAGGGGGGACCTCGTCCCACAGTTCACATGCTCTGGACACCGGTGCCGCAAGCCTTGACGTTGCATGGGGAGGAGCGGGAGCAATCCTGGGAGTTCCTGACGGCCGTGGCTGAGAGCGAAGAGGAGGTGAAGAAGAGCTACAGTGAAGGGCTGGCCCTTATcgctgctggctccctgcacTCCTCCCATGCCCAGGCATGGGCCACGCTGTGGCAAGGCTGCTGCATCGACCTGGACGGACCTCTGCCTTTGAGGCAGGCCCTCTATGGCTGTCTCTACTACCTGCTGAGTGCCATCCCACCCCGTGGGAGCCCGGGATTCCTCTTCCATGGCATCAGCCCTGGCGGCTTGTCCAACGGCACTCAGGGCGAGGACTACTGGGGCCATGTCTTCTGGGACCAGGTGGGTGGAAGCCATGGCAACCTGGGGGCTTTGCACGGTGACTGGGGTGGAGAAGAGTCAACAGGAGGTTGGCGGGAGCTTCCTCCTTACTCCCAAGTAGGGGCACCTTGGCACCAGCCCCTTGCTGGCGAGCATCCTCCTGCTCCTTTTGTACCGGCGACCCAGACTCAGCTCAATTCCTGTAGTTGCTTATCTGGGTTGTCCTCTAACTCGAAAGCAAATTGCCTAAATCAAGGCTAgatgcctggggctgctgcgtAGCTGATGGGGGCAAGGGGTCGAGAGAGACCCCACCACAGGGcagcccccttccccaggctgagggctggggctgaggtggTTGGGGTCACTCCCCCAAGGGGGCTGCAGTGACTAGCTTGGAGCACGGCCACCAACTTTTAGCTATTTAAACCAAAGCAAGCTGAAACCTGCCCTTCTTCCAGCTTCAGCAGGCTTCAGGCATCAGCGAGCCCTGTTGTGTCCAAACcactgaaaaaacccagaattgTTTTCCACGATGGGCACATTTTAAACGTAGGATTGGTTGTGCTCAATaagctggctgggctgggtggctTTGCCCCTGCCAGAAGCTCAGAACTGCTCTCGGGGCAGCCACGCTGAATGTGTGCACATCTCTGTGGCTGAACGGTGATGGCATGGCGTGGGCAGGAGACGCTGCTGCATGGTGTTGAAGCTCCTGTGCTAAATCTGGTCTGGTCTTTTCAGTGGGCAAGGGCTTTTCAGTCCTGAAGAGCTTGTGTGTTTGCTTCCTGGTGACACATGTGGTTTTGACCTTCTCCAGAGCCTCTGGCTTTGGAGGACCCACGCATCCCTTCTCTTGCTGGATGGGAGGTCCTGCTGAGATCACCCCAGTGAGGTACCCAAGAGCAGCAGGCATGGGCAGAAACAGTCCCTCATGGATTTATCCCTTTTAATGACCCCACAGtcattaaaattacaaaatagtTACCACCTTTAAGTAGTAGCAAAATCACGGTCAGAGCATTTGGGATGGGGGCGGACTTGAAGAGTGAAACTGGTGGGAGCGTTTGGGTGCCCCACCAGCCAGTCCCACCGCCTTGCCTTGCTTGGATGTTTGCAGGACACCTGGATGTTCCCGaacattttgctgttttatccTGAAGCTGCCCGAGCCATCCTGGAGTACCGGATTCGCACGCTGGAAGGAGCCTTACACAACGCGCAGGAGCAAGGCTACAAGGTGGGGACAGAGGTGTTGGGCTGAGGGCAACGCCACCCAGCCACTGGCAGCCAGGAGGACAGCTGGGCTTGGCTCTTCCTCTCTGGCTCTAGTTTTAGCCAGGGGCTGTGAGCAGGGCATGGCCCGCAGGTGGTGGACCAGGGAGAGCATCTCAAGATGCTGTGCTCAGCTGCGTCATGGGTGTCTCCTGGCAGGGTGCTAAGTTCCCGTGGGAGAGTGCAGCCACTGGCCGGGAAGTCTGTCCTGAGGACATCTATGGAGCCCAAGAAATCCATGTCACTGGGGATGTTTTGATGGCCTTTGAGCAGTATTACTGCACCACGCAGGTAAAGGGAGCATGTGCCACCTGGATGGCCTGCTGGCAAGGTCTGCAGGGCATCTGGTGGTGATCACTGTCCCTTCCCAGAGAAACTGCTGCTATCTGCTCCTGTCAGAACTGCCGGTAGCGCCCCAGGGTCCCTTCTTCAGCCCTGCCTCCTCTGTCCTTCTCCTCTTGGGCGGCTCAGCATCCTGTTGGCTCAATCCAGGCCagttttctgacattttctccTGCTACATCCATCTCCTTAGATCTGCTGTCCTCCTGCTGAGTTTGGGTCTGGTTGAGTCTCCCTCACATCCCTGTTTTTCTCTGGCTTTGGCTCCATCCAGGACCAGAAGCTGTTCAGGGAGGACGGAGGCTGGAAGCTGGTGGGTGCTGTGGCTCAGTACTGGTGCAGCAGGATGGAGTGGAGCAAGGAGGAGCAGTGCTACCACATCAAAGGTacttctgcagctgccagaCCTGTTTGTAGAGAAGGGGTTTGCGAGCAGAGGCTCGGAGTCCC
Encoded here:
- the PGGHG gene encoding protein-glucosylgalactosylhydroxylysine glucosidase isoform X4, yielding MVLSVRCFAGVLFLSALLESSHSPSPGPCGMPRAARRPVLAAWGFLSPFLLPQSTRQPWDLRAPHCGQCHLSKHLHIRTYLYYFFFKEGGKKVISFLLSRWGDFRPSRCESPTATPAAAGVRTQPRTKARLGSEMADGKEDPAVFTSASLPSDPRLLATVTNAYLGTRVYRDILHVNGVYNGAVGDTHRADVPSPLNVRMVVPAADSPAETFALDTRTGTFSHVLQSTDYAATQQIYAHHSLIHLMAFSITIQRSAHVTRPITVQLQTPFVTKSQDLDLSQGPDFQGAHYVYGKTLVPEVEGGPRPTVHMLWTPVPQALTLHGEEREQSWEFLTAVAESEEEVKKSYSEGLALIAAGSLHSSHAQAWATLWQGCCIDLDGPLPLRQALYGCLYYLLSAIPPRGSPGFLFHGISPGGLSNGTQGEDYWGHVFWDQDTWMFPNILLFYPEAARAILEYRIRTLEGALHNAQEQGYKGAKFPWESAATGREVCPEDIYGAQEIHVTGDVLMAFEQYYCTTQDQKLFREDGGWKLVGAVAQYWCSRMEWSKEEQCYHIKGVMPPDEYHHQVDNSAYTNAVAQRSLNFAADVARDFLIPVPEEWVDCAQKVKVPFDAEKKYHPEYDGYSPGEPVKQADVVLLGFPLMHPMSSEVRRNDLEMYEPVTELDGPAMTWSMFAVGWLELKEVQRAQSQLNKCFSNITEPFKIWVENSDGSGAVNFLTGMGGFLQAVLFGYTGFRYRMTLAEWIRI
- the PGGHG gene encoding protein-glucosylgalactosylhydroxylysine glucosidase isoform X8 is translated as MKPDETFYSIDLCGLARFSVLTVKKLCLHLDLGKGTFSHVLQSTDYAATQQIYAHHSLIHLMAFSITIQRSAHVTRPITVQLQTPFVTKSQDLDLSQGPDFQGAHYVYGKTLVPEVEGGPRPTVHMLWTPVPQALTLHGEEREQSWEFLTAVAESEEEVKKSYSEGLALIAAGSLHSSHAQAWATLWQGCCIDLDGPLPLRQALYGCLYYLLSAIPPRGSPGFLFHGISPGGLSNGTQGEDYWGHVFWDQDTWMFPNILLFYPEAARAILEYRIRTLEGALHNAQEQGYKGAKFPWESAATGREVCPEDIYGAQEIHVTGDVLMAFEQYYCTTQDQKLFREDGGWKLVGAVAQYWCSRMEWSKEEQCYHIKGVMPPDEYHHQVDNSAYTNAVAQRSLNFAADVARDFLIPVPEEWVDCAQKVKVPFDAEKKYHPEYDGYSPGEPVKQADVVLLGFPLMHPMSSEVRRNDLEMYEPVTELDGPAMTWSMFAVGWLELKEVQRAQSQLNKCFSNITEPFKIWVENSDGSGAVNFLTGMGGFLQAVLFGYTGFRITRSSLRFNPAFPDDINKLKVTGVSYFGNKLKFIITKEVIRIKVTEYAREPPAPPLEAVLEESGQRFPLWEGQSVSFPTAAGWIQRSSTETF
- the PGGHG gene encoding protein-glucosylgalactosylhydroxylysine glucosidase isoform X5; protein product: MVLSVRCFAGVLFLSALLESSHSPSPGPCGMPRAARRPVLAAWGFLSPFLLPQSTRQPWDLRAPHCGQCHLSKHLHIRTYLYYFFFKEGGKKVISFLLSRWGDFRPSRCESPTATPAAAGVRTQPRTKARLGSEMADGKEDPAVFTSASLPSDPRLLATVTNAYLGTRVYRDILHVNGVYNGAVGDTHRADVPSPLNVRMVVPAADSPAETFALDTRTGTFSHVLQSTDYAATQQIYAHHSLIHLMAFSITIQRSAHVTRPITVQLQTPFVTKSQDLDLSQGPDFQGAHYVYGKTLVPEVEGGPRPTVHMLWTPVPQALTLHGEEREQSWEFLTAVAESEEEVKKSYSEGLALIAAGSLHSSHAQAWATLWQGCCIDLDGPLPLRQALYGCLYYLLSAIPPRGSPGFLFHGISPGGLSNGTQGEDYWGHVFWDQDTWMFPNILLFYPEAARAILEYRIRTLEGALHNAQEQGYKGAKFPWESAATGREVCPEDIYGAQEIHVTGDVLMAFEQYYCTTQDQKLFREDGGWKLVGAVAQYWCSRMEWSKEEQCYHIKGVMPPDEYHHQVDNSAYTNAVAQRSLNFAADVARDFLIPVPEEWVDCAQKVKVPFDAEKKYHPEYDGYSPGEPVKQADVVLLGFPLMHPMSSEVRRNDLEMYEPVTELDGPAMTWSMFAVGWLELKEVQRAQSQLNKCFSNITEPFKDHPLQPPLQPCLS
- the PGGHG gene encoding protein-glucosylgalactosylhydroxylysine glucosidase isoform X2, with product MVLSVRCFAGVLFLSALLESSHSPSPGPCGMPRAARRPVLAAWGFLSPFLLPQSTRQPWDLRAPHCGQCHLSKHLHIRTYLYYFFFKEGGKKVISFLLSRWGDFRPSRCESPTATPAAAGVRTQPRTKARLGSEMADGKEDPAVFTSASLPSDPRLLATVTNAYLGTRVYRDILHVNGVYNGAVGDTHRADVPSPLNVRMVVPAADSPAETFALDTRTGTFSHVLQSTDYAATQQIYAHHSLIHLMAFSITIQRSAHVTRPITVQLQTPFVTKSQDLDLSQGPDFQGAHYVYGKTLVPEVEGGPRPTVHMLWTPVPQALTLHGEEREQSWEFLTAVAESEEEVKKSYSEGLALIAAGSLHSSHAQAWATLWQGCCIDLDGPLPLRQALYGCLYYLLSAIPPRGSPGFLFHGISPGGLSNGTQGEDYWGHVFWDQDTWMFPNILLFYPEAARAILEYRIRTLEGALHNAQEQGYKGAKFPWESAATGREVCPEDIYGAQEIHVTGDVLMAFEQYYCTTQDQKLFREDGGWKLVGAVAQYWCSRMEWSKEEQCYHIKGVMPPDEYHHQVDNSAYTNAVAQRSLNFAADVARDFLIPVPEEWVDCAQKVKVPFDAEKKYHPEYDGYSPGEPVKQADVVLLGFPLMHPMSSEVRRNDLEMYEPVTELDGPAMTWSMFAVGWLELKEVQRAQSQLNKCFSNITEPFKIWVENSDGSGAVNFLTGMGGFLQAVLFGYTGFSNVVLLMKKSRNLQHPEYPAKLPAGNDKQER
- the PGGHG gene encoding protein-glucosylgalactosylhydroxylysine glucosidase isoform X3 produces the protein MVLSVRCFAGVLFLSALLESSHSPSPGPCGMPRAARRPVLAAWGFLSPFLLPQSTRQPWDLRAPHCGQCHLSKHLHIRTYLYYFFFKEGGKKVISFLLSRWGDFRPSRCESPTATPAAAGVRTQPRTKARLGSEMADGKEDPAVFTSASLPSDPRLLATVTNAYLGTRVYRDILHVNGVYNGAVGDTHRADVPSPLNVRMVVPAADSPAETFALDTRTGTFSHVLQSTDYAATQQIYAHHSLIHLMAFSITIQRSAHVTRPITVQLQTPFVTKSQDLDLSQGPDFQGAHYVYGKTLVPEVEGGPRPTVHMLWTPVPQALTLHGEEREQSWEFLTAVAESEEEVKKSYSEGLALIAAGSLHSSHAQAWATLWQGCCIDLDGPLPLRQALYGCLYYLLSAIPPRGSPGFLFHGISPGGLSNGTQGEDYWGHVFWDQDTWMFPNILLFYPEAARAILEYRIRTLEGALHNAQEQGYKGAKFPWESAATGREVCPEDIYGAQEIHVTGDVLMAFEQYYCTTQDQKLFREDGGWKLVGAVAQYWCSRMEWSKEEQCYHIKGVMPPDEYHHQVDNSAYTNAVAQRSLNFAADVARDFLIPVPEEWVDCAQKVKVPFDAEKKYHPEYDGYSPGEPVKQADVVLLGFPLMHPMSSEVRRNDLEMYEPVTELDGPAMTWSMFAVGWLELKEVQRAQSQLNKCFSNITEPFKIWVENSDGSGAVNFLTGMGGFLQAVLFGYTGFSCVSVKAIGFKRQHGKASAGLSGTG
- the PGGHG gene encoding protein-glucosylgalactosylhydroxylysine glucosidase isoform X6 → MADGKEDPAVFTSASLPSDPRLLATVTNAYLGTRVYRDILHVNGVYNGAVGDTHRADVPSPLNVRMVVPAADSPAETFALDTRTGTFSHVLQSTDYAATQQIYAHHSLIHLMAFSITIQRSAHVTRPITVQLQTPFVTKSQDLDLSQGPDFQGAHYVYGKTLVPEVEGGPRPTVHMLWTPVPQALTLHGEEREQSWEFLTAVAESEEEVKKSYSEGLALIAAGSLHSSHAQAWATLWQGCCIDLDGPLPLRQALYGCLYYLLSAIPPRGSPGFLFHGISPGGLSNGTQGEDYWGHVFWDQDTWMFPNILLFYPEAARAILEYRIRTLEGALHNAQEQGYKGAKFPWESAATGREVCPEDIYGAQEIHVTGDVLMAFEQYYCTTQDQKLFREDGGWKLVGAVAQYWCSRMEWSKEEQCYHIKGVMPPDEYHHQVDNSAYTNAVAQRSLNFAADVARDFLIPVPEEWVDCAQKVKVPFDAEKKYHPEYDGYSPGEPVKQADVVLLGFPLMHPMSSEVRRNDLEMYEPVTELDGPAMTWSMFAVGWLELKEVQRAQSQLNKCFSNITEPFKIWVENSDGSGAVNFLTGMGGFLQAVLFGYTGFRITRSSLRFNPAFPDDINKLKVTGVSYFGNKLKFIITKEVIRIKVTEYAREPPAPPLEAVLEESGQRFPLWEGQSVSFPTAAGWIQRSSTETF
- the PGGHG gene encoding protein-glucosylgalactosylhydroxylysine glucosidase isoform X7 encodes the protein MVLSVRCFAGVLFLSALLESSHSPSPGPCGMPRAARRPVLAAWGFLSPFLLPQSTRQPWDLRAPHCGQCHLSKHLHIRTYLYYFFFKEGGKKVISFLLSRWGDFRPSRCESPTATPAAAGVRTQPRTKARLGSEMADGKEDPAVFTSASLPSDPRLLATVTNAYLGTRVYRDILHVNGVYNGAVGDTHRADVPSPLNVRMVVPAADSPAETFALDTRTGTFSHVLQSTDYAATQQIYAHHSLIHLMAFSITIQRSAHVTRPITVQLQTPFVTKSQDLDLSQGPDFQGAHYVYGKTLVPEVEGGPRPTVHMLWTPVPQALTLHGEEREQSWEFLTAVAESEEEVKKSYSEGLALIAAGSLHSSHAQAWATLWQGCCIDLDGPLPLRQALYGCLYYLLSAIPPRGSPGFLFHGISPGGLSNGTQGEDYWGHVFWDQDTWMFPNILLFYPEAARAILEYRIRTLEGALHNAQEQGYKGAKFPWESAATGREVCPEDIYGAQEIHVTGDVLMAFEQYYCTTQDQKLFREDGGWKLVGAVAQYWCSRMEWSKEEQCYHIKGVMPPDEYHHQVDNSAYTNAVAQRSLNFAADVARDFLIPVPEEWVDCAQKVKVPFDAEKKYHPEYDGYSPGPLPSPCWCGICCSKLMIL
- the PGGHG gene encoding protein-glucosylgalactosylhydroxylysine glucosidase isoform X1, translated to MVLSVRCFAGVLFLSALLESSHSPSPGPCGMPRAARRPVLAAWGFLSPFLLPQSTRQPWDLRAPHCGQCHLSKHLHIRTYLYYFFFKEGGKKVISFLLSRWGDFRPSRCESPTATPAAAGVRTQPRTKARLGSEMADGKEDPAVFTSASLPSDPRLLATVTNAYLGTRVYRDILHVNGVYNGAVGDTHRADVPSPLNVRMVVPAADSPAETFALDTRTGTFSHVLQSTDYAATQQIYAHHSLIHLMAFSITIQRSAHVTRPITVQLQTPFVTKSQDLDLSQGPDFQGAHYVYGKTLVPEVEGGPRPTVHMLWTPVPQALTLHGEEREQSWEFLTAVAESEEEVKKSYSEGLALIAAGSLHSSHAQAWATLWQGCCIDLDGPLPLRQALYGCLYYLLSAIPPRGSPGFLFHGISPGGLSNGTQGEDYWGHVFWDQDTWMFPNILLFYPEAARAILEYRIRTLEGALHNAQEQGYKGAKFPWESAATGREVCPEDIYGAQEIHVTGDVLMAFEQYYCTTQDQKLFREDGGWKLVGAVAQYWCSRMEWSKEEQCYHIKGVMPPDEYHHQVDNSAYTNAVAQRSLNFAADVARDFLIPVPEEWVDCAQKVKVPFDAEKKYHPEYDGYSPGEPVKQADVVLLGFPLMHPMSSEVRRNDLEMYEPVTELDGPAMTWSMFAVGWLELKEVQRAQSQLNKCFSNITEPFKIWVENSDGSGAVNFLTGMGGFLQAVLFGYTGFRITRSSLRFNPAFPDDINKLKVTGVSYFGNKLKFIITKEVIRIKVTEYAREPPAPPLEAVLEESGQRFPLWEGQSVSFPTAAGWIQRSSTETF